From the genome of Cognaticolwellia beringensis, one region includes:
- a CDS encoding methyltransferase, with protein sequence MISPFIINDKNLFLDRFPTGQVNRSLQAWDAADEYIISYLEQQPLSDSKQKILIFNDNFGAIACNLTEHQLYCVNDSFLSHQGIELNIEQNGLSNENITLLTSLDELPSDINIVLYKIPKGKGLLCQQLSKIKQQLSKDVVFIASDRAKEIHSSTLKLFENYLGTTKTSLAVKKARLVFCELDNEQATTANFTTSWPLENTDFTLHNHANVYAREKLDIGARYFMENLPTIAANKQVIDLGCGNGVIGLHVLSKQPEAQVHFIDESYMAIASAKLNITENLPSTIEQCHFQVNDCLTSVEGGSVDFVLCNPPFHQQTATTDHIAWQMFKDSHRVLKKGGELRIIGNRQLGYHIKLKRIFGNQTLIASNDKFVTISAIKR encoded by the coding sequence ATGATCAGCCCTTTTATTATCAACGACAAAAATCTTTTTCTCGATCGTTTCCCCACCGGACAAGTTAACCGAAGCTTGCAAGCCTGGGATGCCGCTGATGAATATATTATTAGTTATTTAGAACAACAGCCTTTAAGTGACTCAAAACAAAAAATCCTTATCTTCAACGATAATTTTGGCGCTATAGCCTGTAACTTAACTGAGCATCAATTGTATTGTGTTAATGACTCTTTTTTAAGTCACCAAGGTATTGAACTTAATATAGAACAGAATGGTTTATCAAATGAGAATATCACCTTGCTCACCAGCCTTGACGAGTTGCCAAGTGATATTAATATCGTGCTATATAAAATTCCAAAAGGCAAAGGTTTACTCTGCCAACAGCTCAGCAAAATAAAACAACAACTCAGTAAAGATGTTGTTTTTATTGCCAGCGATCGTGCCAAAGAAATACACAGCTCGACACTAAAATTATTTGAGAACTATTTAGGCACCACAAAAACGTCATTAGCCGTAAAGAAAGCCCGACTAGTGTTTTGCGAACTTGATAATGAACAAGCTACAACAGCTAACTTTACAACCTCTTGGCCGTTAGAAAATACCGACTTTACTTTACATAATCACGCTAATGTCTACGCCAGAGAAAAACTCGATATTGGTGCGCGCTATTTTATGGAAAACTTGCCCACTATTGCGGCTAATAAACAGGTTATCGATCTTGGTTGTGGTAATGGCGTTATTGGCTTGCATGTATTATCAAAGCAGCCAGAAGCGCAAGTGCATTTTATTGATGAATCGTATATGGCCATTGCATCGGCAAAGTTGAATATAACTGAAAATTTACCATCTACGATTGAGCAATGCCATTTTCAAGTCAATGACTGTTTAACCAGCGTTGAAGGTGGCAGTGTTGATTTTGTTTTATGTAATCCACCCTTTCATCAACAAACCGCCACCACAGATCATATTGCCTGGCAGATGTTTAAAGACAGTCACCGAGTATTGAAAAAAGGCGGTGAATTGCGCATTATCGGTAATCGTCAGCTTGGTTACCATATAAAATTAAAACGTATTTTCGGCAATCAAACACTGATCGCTAGCAATGATAAGTTTGTCACTATTTCAGCAATAAAACGTTAA
- a CDS encoding alpha-ketoglutarate-dependent dioxygenase AlkB family protein → MKINCPDADIEYIEDFYSADEAHLIFNALTQHLVWRHDDIKMFGKVMKIPRLQAWYGDNSLRYRYSNITLTAEPWTAALLAIKEKVSGYCRHDFNAVLANLYRDQHDSVGWHSDDEPELGAMPTIASLSFGAEREFQLKHIITKEKMSISLASGSLLIMRGKTQHYWQHCLPKRSKLIKPRVNLSFRKICNES, encoded by the coding sequence TTGAAAATTAACTGTCCAGATGCCGACATCGAATATATTGAAGACTTTTATTCTGCCGATGAAGCACATTTAATTTTTAATGCACTAACGCAACACTTAGTTTGGCGACATGATGATATTAAAATGTTTGGAAAGGTGATGAAAATACCGAGGTTACAAGCTTGGTATGGTGACAATAGTCTCCGTTATCGTTATTCAAACATAACTTTAACCGCTGAGCCTTGGACGGCAGCTTTACTGGCGATAAAAGAAAAAGTTAGTGGTTACTGTCGTCATGACTTTAACGCTGTTTTAGCTAATTTATACCGTGATCAGCATGATAGTGTAGGTTGGCACAGTGATGATGAACCTGAGCTAGGCGCAATGCCTACTATTGCCTCACTATCTTTTGGCGCTGAACGAGAATTTCAACTTAAGCACATTATAACCAAGGAAAAAATGAGTATATCGCTTGCTTCTGGAAGTTTATTGATCATGCGAGGTAAAACCCAGCATTACTGGCAGCACTGTCTTCCAAAGAGGAGCAAATTAATAAAGCCGAGGGTAAATCTCAGCTTTCGAAAAATATGTAATGAAAGCTAA
- the bolA gene encoding transcriptional regulator BolA encodes MKIEAVIEEKLLSAFSPIHLDVINESHQHNVAPGSESHFKVIIVSKDFEGERLIKRHRAINSILAEELADKIHALALHTYTEKEWKTYYAENTPLSPKCLGGGKKAG; translated from the coding sequence ATGAAAATAGAAGCTGTTATCGAAGAAAAGTTACTTTCTGCTTTCTCACCCATTCATCTCGATGTCATCAATGAAAGTCATCAGCATAATGTTGCACCAGGCAGCGAGTCGCACTTTAAAGTTATTATTGTTTCAAAAGATTTTGAAGGCGAACGATTAATTAAGCGTCATCGCGCCATTAACTCGATCCTAGCAGAAGAGCTTGCTGATAAAATTCATGCCTTGGCACTACATACCTACACAGAAAAAGAGTGGAAAACCTATTACGCAGAAAATACTCCGCTATCACCTAAGTGCTTAGGAGGAGGTAAAAAGGCAGGGTAA
- a CDS encoding TRAP transporter small permease subunit — protein sequence MLLTFANKLVQSIDAFTELLGKMIAWLTLLMVLLTFSIVVLRYGFNLGWIGMQESVLYFHGLVFMLGAAYTLKHEGHVRVDIFYQKYTLKQKALLNLFGSVMLLLPVCIFIFFISLNYVMSSWEIMESSPEAGGLPLVYLNKTLILMLAITLTLQGIAEITRNLLILFQDSPDTNHVAGAK from the coding sequence ATGTTGTTAACATTCGCGAATAAACTTGTTCAATCGATAGATGCTTTTACCGAGCTGCTTGGGAAGATGATTGCTTGGTTAACGCTTTTAATGGTGTTACTGACCTTTAGTATTGTCGTACTTAGATATGGCTTTAATCTTGGCTGGATTGGTATGCAAGAGTCTGTACTTTACTTTCATGGTCTTGTTTTCATGCTCGGTGCTGCCTATACCTTGAAACATGAAGGTCATGTCCGCGTTGATATTTTTTATCAAAAATACACGCTTAAGCAAAAAGCTTTACTGAATTTATTTGGCAGCGTAATGCTGTTACTACCGGTCTGTATTTTTATCTTTTTTATCAGCCTTAATTACGTGATGTCGTCATGGGAAATCATGGAAAGTTCGCCTGAGGCCGGTGGCTTACCTTTAGTTTATCTTAATAAAACACTTATTCTTATGCTTGCTATCACGCTTACCTTGCAAGGAATAGCCGAAATAACACGAAATTTACTCATACTATTTCAAGACTCCCCTGATACCAACCATGTTGCAGGGGCGAAATAA